From one Sesamum indicum cultivar Zhongzhi No. 13 unplaced genomic scaffold, S_indicum_v1.0 scaffold00155, whole genome shotgun sequence genomic stretch:
- the LOC105179408 gene encoding uncharacterized protein LOC105179408, translating to MQAGPVVSLSPSFNSYSNSKLAEIAARVAGEFDPDELYGEFCFERRRNSAAQRGEGGGISENRVAEGEEGEDEEEFEFAFVTRESELLSPISADEIFHDGKIRPVYPVFNRDVLLRRVEFRNENEKENGVRDSVSSKGPRVRLPLRKLFIEERETTVTTSSSSSSSEADELDSVAAETYCVWRPKEAAALTEAEEEEEDGRCKKSGSTGSSSKRWKLRDLLHRSHSDGTKDNFVTLSHSSSGRKKENETGGKETPASGGKVKPAAPPPPHNRDGGEKQRSYLPYRQDIVGIFGNVNGLSKNLKPF from the coding sequence ATGCAGGCGGGTCCAGTAGTCTCGCTCTCCCCCAGTTTCAACAGCTATTCCAACAGTAAACTCGCCGAAATTGCTGCCCGGGTCGCCGGGGAATTCGATCCCGATGAGCTCTACGGTGAGTTTTGCTTCGAGAGGCGACGGAATTCAGCAGCCCAACGAGGTGAAGGAGGGGGGATTTCGGAAAACCGAGTGGCAGAAGGAGAGGAAGGCGAAGACGAGGAGGAATTTGAGTTCGCGTTCGTGACGAGGGAATCGGAACTGTTGTCTCCGATTTCGGCTGATGAAATCTTCCATGACGGTAAGATCCGACCCGTTTACCCGGTTTTCAATAGAGATGTGTTGCTCCGGCGTGTGGAATTTAGGAATGAGAATGAAAAGGAGAATGGCGTCCGGGATTCGGTTTCTTCCAAGGGTCCCCGGGTTCGGCTTCCGTTGAGGAAGCTGTTCATTGAGGAAAGGGAAACGACGGTGACGACGTCGTCGAGCTCGTCGTCGTCGGAGGCCGACGAGCTGGACAGCGTGGCGGCTGAAACGTACTGCGTGTGGCGGCCCAAGGAGGCGGCAGCCTTGACGGAGgctgaggaggaggaagaagatggGCGGTGCAAGAAGAGCGGCTCCACTGGCTCTAGTTCTAAGCGATGGAAGTTGAGAGACCTTCTGCACAGGAGCCACAGCGATGGAACCAAGGACAACTTTGTTACTTTATCTCACAGCAGCAGCgggagaaagaaggaaaacgAAACGGGAGGTAAAGAAACGCCGGCGAGTGGCGGGAAAGTGAAACCGGCGGcgcctcctcctcctcacAATCGGGACGGCGGTGAGAAACAGCGGTCGTACTTGCCGTACAGACAGGACATAGTGGGGATTTTTGGTAATGTAAATGGGttgagtaaaaatttaaaaccctTCTGA
- the LOC105179409 gene encoding 1-deoxy-D-xylulose 5-phosphate reductoisomerase, chloroplastic, which yields MALNVLYPVQIKSLYFLDSSKSSSSLNLLKLQGDQFCLRRKQNGGAAVKRVRCSGQSPPPAWPGRAVAEPSRKSREGAKPISIVGSTGSIGTQTLEIVAENPDKFKVVALAAGSNVTLLADQVKLFKPQLVAVRNESFLDKLKEALADVEDKPEIIPGEQGVIEVARHPDAVTVVTGIVGCAGLKPTVAAIEAGKDIALANKETLIAGGPFVLPLAHKHKVKILPADSEHSAIFQCIQGLPEGALGRIILTASGGAFRDWPVDKLKEVKVADALKHPNWNMGKKITVDSATLFNKGLEVIEAHYLFGADYDDIDIVIHPQSIIHSMVETQDSSVLAQLGWPDMRLPILYTLSWPDRIYCSQLTWPRLDLCKLGSLTFKNPDHVKYPSIDLAYAAGRAGGTMTGVLSAANEKAVEMFIDEKISYLDIFKVVELTCDRHQSESLSSPSLEEIMHYDLWARDFAASLLPSAGLRHVLV from the exons ATGGCTCTGAATGTGTTGTACCCAGTTCAAATCAAGTCCCTCTATTTCCTGGATTCCTCAAAATCAAGTTCCAGCCTTAATCTTCTCAAGCTCCAAG GTGATCAATTTTGTCTGAGGAGGAAGCAAAATGGTGGTGCCGCAGTGAAGAGAGTCCGTTGTTCAGGGCAGTCGCCTCCTCCAGCTTGGCCTGGCCGGGCTGTGGCTGAGCCTAGTAGGAAAAGTCGGGAGGGCGCGAAGCCCATATCCATTGTCGGATCAACTGGCTCCATTGGAACTCAG ACATTGGAAATAGTTGCTGAAAATCCCGACAAGTTTAAGGTTGTCGCACTTGCTGCTGGTTCGAACGTGACCCTTCTTGCTGATCAG GTAAAGTTATTTAAACCTCAACTAGTTGCTGTCCGAAACGAGTCCTTCCTGGACAAGCTCAAAGAGGCTCTGGCTGATGTGGAAGACAAGCCCGAAATTATTCCAGGAGAGCAAGGAGTCATCGAG GTTGCCCGCCATCCAGATGCCGTTACTGTAGTTACAGGAATTGTTGGCTGTGCCGGTCTGAAG CCTACAGTGGCTGCCATAGAAGCCGGAAAAGACATTGCGTTGGCCAATAAAGAGACACTAATTGCCGGAGGTCCCTTTGTCCTCCCTCTTGCACACAAGCACAAAGTTAAGATTCTTCCTGCAGATTCTGAACATTCTGCTATATTTCAG TGCATACAAGGATTGCCAGAAGGTGCTCTTGGGCGCATCATTTTGACTGCCTCAGGGGGTGCTTTCAG GGATTGGCctgttgataaattaaaagaagtgAAAGTAGCGGATGCTTTGAAGCACCCAAACTGGAATATGGGAAAAAAGATTACGGTGGACTCAGCCACACTCTTCAACAAG GGGCTAGAAGTTATTGAAGCACACTATCTCTTTGGTGCTGACTACGATGACATTGATATCGTTATTCATCCCCAATCTATCATACATTCAATGGTTGAGACACAG GACTCATCCGTGTTGGCTCAACTGGGGTGGCCTGACATGCGTTTGCCTATTCTATACACCTTGTCTTGGCCGGACAGGATTTACTGCTCCCAGCTCACTTGGCCTCGTCTTGATCTTTGCAA GCTTGGGTCTCTTACGTTCAAGAATCCCGACCATGTGAAGTATCCGTCCATAGATCTGGCTTATGCTGCCGGTCGAGCCGGAGGAACCATGACGGGGGTTCTTAGTGCCGCAAACGAGAAAGCCGTGGAAATGTTTATCGACGAGAA AATTAGTTACTTGGACATATTCAAAGTTGTGGAGCTAACATGCGACAGGCATCAGTCGGAATCGTTGTCCTCGCCTTCGCTTGAGGAAATTATGCACTATGACTTGTGGGCACGGGACTTTGCAGCCAGTTTGCTGCCGTCGGCTGGTTTGAGACATGTTCTTGTATGA